In the bacterium genome, AAAACATGCTCGAGGGGATGCACCACATTTCGGTGGCGGTGGACGATCTGGAAGAGGCCCGGGATTTTTACGCGGGTCTTCTGGAACTCGCCGAGATCGAGCGGCCCCCGTTACCGAATCCGGGCTACTGGTTCCAGGCCGGCGCCTGCCAGCTGCATTTGACCGAACGCCCGCCCGAGGCGCGCGGGGGAGTGGTTCCGGGTACTGGCGCGGGCGAAACGCATTTCGCGTTTGCGGCGAAGGACGTCGAACCTGTGAAAAGGCGACTTGAGACGGCCGGTGTCGAAGTGCGCGATGGGATCAATTCCGCAATCGGCCTGCGCCAGCTGTTTTTCCGGGACCCTTCCCGCAACTTGGTCGAGGTGTTCGGCAACTTCTGACTTTTTTTGCATCGGTACAACCATGAGCGAGCGGTTATTCCACCAAGTGGCCATTGTTCCCTGGCGGGAGGGAGTGAAGGGGCCCGACATTCTCCTTGTCTCGACCCGCGAGGGCGCCGAGGTTGGGGAGGAGCGGTGGGTGCTTCCGCAGGGAGGTATCGAGCCGGGCCAGACGCCGGTACAGGCGGCGGCGGAGGAGGCCTGGGAGGAGGCGGGCGTCGAGGGGATGGTCGAGCCGGTATCCTTCACAGGGTTCGATTATGAAATCGGGGCGGGGAGATGCCGGGTGGCGGTTCACCGCCTGCAGGTCCGGAAGGAAGCGCCGAGCTGGCCGGAAAAGGACAAAGGGGTCGGAAGTGGCTGCCGCACGCCCAGGCGGTGGAGGCCATATCCGGCGAGGTGCTCCGGGGGGTTCTTTCCCGCTTTTGATCTGCGGATGCGGTTGAAATACATGGATTTTCGTGGATCGCTCCGCGGAGCGGTTCCCTGGCGCGGTCGGTCGTATTATGGTGCACTCATTGCATTCATGACTTTGGGCTCATGACTTTGGGCTGGTATGACTTCGGGTAGGGGCGGGTGGGAGAATCACCGCATCCGAGGGGATGGTATGACCTGATTTCCTGTTTTCTGGGGCGGCATGATCTGATAAAAGAGCCGTTTTTTTTACCCAAATGTGGTATGGTTAAGCATACATCGGGAAACATAGCGGTCTTTTACGGGTTAGGTATAAAGCGAGACCATATGGGTTTGGTCTCATTTTGTTTTTACAGTGATAAGTTTGGGATCGCACACATAGAGAGGAGCAAAAACGAATGAAAATTGCGCGTTGGACCTCATGGGGCGTTGTTCTTTTGCTTGCCGTGGCTGTGGCGGGATGCACCGGCGGCGGGGTCTTTGATGAGCTTTCCGGGGTCGTGGGGGCCAAAAGCGAGACCGTCCTGGCACGGAAGAAGCTGATGAAGAAGCAGGGTGGTCTGATGAAGCAGATCGTCACGGCGTCCAAGGGCGAGGGCTATGCGGCGTTCTCGCTGTTGCGGAGCGGCGCGATGGACATGGCCGCCGCGGCGAAGAAGATTCCCGGCGCCTTCGCGAAAGAGGATCTGACCCCTCCGACGACCGCCCTGGCCAAGATTTGGACCGAGAAGAGCACGTTCGATCAGGGGGCCGCAAATCTCGCCTTCTCGGCGCAGATTCTCCTCACTGCGGTCGAGAACAACGACAAGGCCGGCATCGCCAACGCCGTGAAGACGGTGGGCGCCAACTGCGGAAAATGCCACAAGGCGTACCGGGTGCCGCCGAAGAAGAAGATGATGAAGAAGTAGTTTCGCCGCAAGGACTTTCTGAAAGTGCCCCGGCCATCTCGGCCGGGGCACTTTTTTTTTGTGGACGCCCGGGCGGGATTAATCTTCTCCTTTTCGGTGTTTTAGGGGGTGACAGCAGTTTTACCACTTTTTTCCAGTGGTGAAGGGTGCGGACTTTGCCCATATGGGGAGATGTCCAAATGATGTGCGCGAGAAAAATGTTCCGTTCGACAAGCTTTTTGGCCGTGATCGCGGCCTCGGGTCTGCTCGCCGGGTGCGCGACTTCCGGCCCGAGCCTCGTCCATCAGACCGGCAAGAAACTGCCCGGCGCCAGCCCTTTTCAGCACGGCGCCCGTATCACCCAGGAAGGCTCGATGAGCACGATGGGTGACCTCAAGGCGCTTCGCGGCAAGCACGCCAAGGGTCTGCAGTGGACCTCGGCGGATGAGGCCTTCCGGGCGGCGTTTGGTTTTTAGGAGCAAAGCGCAGTCCACGATACGCGCCCCGGCCATCTCGGCCGGGGCATTTTTTTGAAGAATAATCGCCGTTTTCTCTTCTTGACAAGAATCCAACCCCGCCGGAAGATTGAATGCCGTGCCGTGCGGGGGGCTTCGGTGCCCGTGCGCTTATGGAGAAAATGTGATGCGCGAGGAATTTCCGGACATCTCCTTTGAAGACAAATACGCCGAGGAAGCGCGCCTGAATCCGGAGCTTCGCCGCGCCATTCGGCTGATGGAGCAGGCGGCCAAAGCCCACAAGGGCAAGGACATCGAGAAAGCGATTGAGCTTTATCGGGAGTCGATCGCTTTTTACCCCACCGCCGACGCCCACACCTACCTCGGCTGGATGTACAGCTTTCAGGAAAGATACGAGGAGGCGATCGAAGAGTGCCACCAGGCCATCGAGACGGACGATGAGTTCGGAAATCCCTACAACGACATCGGCTCCTACCTCATCAAGCTGGACGAGGAGGACGCGGCCCTCGAGTGGTTCCAGAAAGCCAAAACCGCTCCCCGCTACACACCCCGTCATTTCCCTTACATGAACCTGGGGCGCCTCTACCTGAAGCGGAAAAAGTATGGCAAGGCGCTCGGCGAATTTTACAGAGCTGTCCAGCTCGCGCCGGAGGAGCAAGTGCTCCGCAACCAGGTCCGCGACCTGGTGGGCCTCCTGAACTGACCGGGTTCTTGCTCTTGCCCCTCCGTTGACCCCTTTCGCTCAAATCCTTAGACTCAGCCCGTGCCGCGGGGAGTGCCCCGCTTTTTTTCCGCCGGTTTTCGCTGTTTTTCGGGGCGATTGAAAAGGATCCTCTTGTTTTCCTCCGACTATCTCCAGCAACTGGCCATCGCGATTCCGGCCATCCTCCTGGCGCTGACCTTTCATGAGGTGGCCCATGGGTGGATTGCCGACAAGCTGGGGGACCCCACCGCCCGGCTGATGGGAAGGCTCAGCCTCAACCCCATTGTCCATCTTGACATGATGGGGACGCTGGCTTTCGTAATTTCGATGGCGGCAGGCGTCGGGTTCGGCTGGGCGAAGCCGGTGCCGGTCGATCCGCGCCATTTTCAGCACCCGCGCCGCGATATGATGTGGGTGGCGCTCGCGGGGCCGGTGACGAATTTCCTGCTCGCTATCGTGAGCGGGCTGATCTTAATACTGATGCGGCGGTTCGGGCTTGATGCCGGAACGATCAGTTATCCGCTCTCGCTCATGTTGCAGATGGGTTTCGTGGTGAACACGGCGCTGGCGGCTTTCAACCTGATTCCGATTCTGCCTTTTGACGGCGGGCGCATTCTCAACGGGCTGCTTCCGCCGCGGCTGTCCTGGCAGTATAGTCAGCTGGAGCCGTACGGATTTTTCATCGTTCTGGGGCTGATCCTGGTGGGCGGTCTCCGCTGGATCATGGGGCCGATCTACCTCACACTCCGGTCGGCGGAGTTGGCCATCATCCGGAATATTCTGAGCCTTCCCGGGCTTTCCTGAGCGGGAGAAGGTGGGGCGCGGAGGTTGTGAACGGCATCGGAAAGAAGAAAATCCGGTTTCTCTCGGGCGTCCAGCCCTCGGGAAAGCTTCACCTGGGGAACTACTTCGGCGCGCTGCGCCAGCACATCGCCCTCCAGGACGAGGGCGAGGCCTACTACTTCATCGCCAACTACCATGCGATGACCACCGTTCAGGATCGGAAGCTCTTGGCCGAGCGGACGCACGATGTGGCCCTCGATTACCTCGCCCTGGGCCTCGATCCGGGAAAGGCCGTCTTTTTCCGCCAGTCGGATGTGCCCGAGGTGGTGGAGCTGGCCTGGATGCTCGGCACGGTGACGGGGAAGGGGCTGCTCGATCGGGCGACGAGCTACAAGGACAAGGTCCAGCGGGGCATCGCCCCCTCGGTGGGTCTTTATTACTATCCCGTCCTTATGGCGGCCGACATTCTCATCTACCGCTCGAACGTGGTGCCGGTGGGCGAGGATCAGATCCAGCACATCGAGATGACGCGCGACATGGCCCAGGCGTTCAATGGCATGTATGGGGAGATTTTCCCGATCCCCGACCATCGGCTCGACGCCGGCGCCAAGGTGCCCGGCATCGACGGGCAGAAGATGAGCAAGAGCTACGACAACACCATCGAGATATTCCAGGAGGGGAAGGCGCTCCGGAAAAGGGTGATGTCCGTCGTGACCGACTCCACCCCGCTGGAAGACCCGAAGGATCCCGAAAAGTGCAACGTCATCGCGCTGTATCAACTGATGGCGAGCGAGGCCGAGGTCGCGGAGATGAAGGCGCGCTACCGCGCGGGCGGTTTCGGATACGGGGATGCGAAGAAGGCGCTCATCGAGAAGATTGACGCCCATTTTGGCCCATTTCGCGAAGAGCGCAAGCGTCTGGCGGCCGATCCGGGATTTGTGGAAAAGGTGCTGACAGAGGGCGGGGCACGCGCCCGCGCCGAGGCGGGGAAGACCATGCGGCTGGTCCGCGAGGCGGTGGGGATACCCTCCCGGTCCGTGGACGCCGCCGGAGCGTAAAAAAGGGATGACGGTGGACTACAAGCAACTGCTCAACCTGCCGAACACGGTTTTCCCGATGAAGGGGACCCTTCCCCAACGCGAGCCCGAGCGCCTCAAGGCGTGGGAGGAAGCCGATCTGTACGGAAAGCTGCGCGAACAGTCGGCCGGAAAGAAAAAATACATCCTCCACGATGGCCCCCCCTACGCGAACGGCCACATCCACATGGGAACGGTGCTGAACAAAATCCTCAAGGACATCGTGGTCAAGTCGAAGCAGATGGCGGGCTTCGATGCCGCCTATGTCCCGGGGTGGGACTGCCACGGCCTTCCCATCGAGCATCAGGTGGACAAGGAGCTCGGGAAGAAGCGCTTCGAGGTGAGCGCGGTCGAAAAGCGGCGCATGTGCCGCGCGTACGCCGAGAAGTTCATCGACATCCAGCGCGAGGAGTTCAAACGCCTCGGGGTGCTGGGGGACTGGGACAGGCCTTACCTCACCATGGGTTACGGCTACGAGGCCGATATCGTCCGCGAGCTGGCCCGCTTCATGGAAAAAGGAAGCGTCTACCTCGGGCTCAAGCCCGTCCACTGGGCCCCCGGCCTGCGGACGGCGCTCGCCGAGGCCGAGGTCGAGTACGAGGAGATCACCACCAAGAGCATCTATGTGCGCTTTCCTCTGAGCGATGCGCAAGCTGCCGCGTGGGAAGAAAAAATCCCCGCCCTGAAGGGAGTGCTCAAGGGGCAGCGAGCGAGCGTTCTCATCTGGACGACCACTCCCTGGACGCTTCCGGCCAACCTCGCCCTCGCCTTCAACGGCGCGCTCGAGTACGGCGTCTTCCGCGCGGGGGATGAGCTGCTGATCTTCCACGAGTATTTTCTCCCCGGCCTCGCGGCCATGGCCGAGAAGGAAGGCGGGGCGCCTTCTTTCGAGAACGTGGCGACCTTCCCCGGGGGCGCGGCCGAGGGTCTCGCCGCGCGCCACCCCTGGATCGACCGCGACGCCATCACCGTTCTCGCCGATTACGTCACCCTCGAGCAGGGAACCGGCGTCGTTCACACCGCCCCCGGCCACGGGCGCGAGGACTATGAAACCGGCCTGAAGTACGGTCTCGAGGTCTACAGCCCGGTGGACGATGACGGCTGCTTCACCTCCGAGGTCGAGCACTTCGCCGGCAAGTTTGTCTTCGACGCAGACCCGAGGATCATCGAATTGCTCCGCGAGCGGAGGATGCTCTTTGCCGTCGAGGACTATACCCATCCCTATCCGCACGACTGGCGGAGCCACCGGCCCACCATCTTCCGCGCCACCCCGCAGTGGTTCATCTCGATGGAGCAGAATGATTTGCGGAAAAAGGCGCTCGAGGAGATCCGCAAGGTGGCCTGGGTGCCTCCCTGGGGAGAGGAGCGCATCTTCAACATGATCGAGAACCGCCCCGACTGGTGCATCTCGCGTCAGCGTTCCTGGGGCGTCCCGATCGTCGCGTTTCATTGCGAGGGTTGCGGCGGGGCCGTCATTGACGCGAAGGTGGTGAACCGCGTGGCGGACATGATGGGCGAGAGCGGCGCGGACATCTGGTTCGAGAGGTCGGCGAAAGAGCTTCTGCCCGAACATTACGAATGTTCCAAATGCGGCGGGGCGGACTTCCGCAAGGAGACCGACATCCTCGATGTGTGGTTCGACTCCGGGGTGAGCCAAGCCGCCGTTCTGGAGCGGCGCGCGGATCTGACCTGGCCCTGCGACATGTATCTCGAGGGGAGCGATCAGCACCGCGGCTGGTTCCACAGCTCGCTCCTCGCGGCCGTCGGCACGCGCGGGGCCGCCCCCTACCGGGAGGTGCTCACCCACGGCTATGTGGTGGACGGCAAGGGCAAGAAAATGAGCAAGAGCCTCGGCAACGCGATGGCGCCCGGGGAGATTATTCAAAAGTACGGGGCCGAGGTACTCCGCCTCTGGGTGGCAGGGGAGAACTACCGCGAGGATATCCGCATCTCGCCGGAGATCCTTACCCGGATGGCCGAGGCCTACCGGCGGATCCGCAACACCTGCCGCTTCCTCCTCGGCAACCTGCGCGATTATGGAGTGTTCCGGCCCGAGCGCGACATCGTTCCCCTCGCCGAGCGGCCCGAGATCGACCGGCTCATCATCAGCCGCCTCGATCGGCTCATCGAGCGCGTCCGCAAGGCGTATGACGAGTACGAGTTTCACATCGTCTATCACGCGCTGAACAACTTCTGCGCGGTGGACCTCTCTTCCTTTTATCTCGATGTGATCAAGGATCGGCTCTACATTTCGCTGCCGGATGGGCACGAGCGG is a window encoding:
- a CDS encoding VOC family protein, whose protein sequence is NMLEGMHHISVAVDDLEEARDFYAGLLELAEIERPPLPNPGYWFQAGACQLHLTERPPEARGGVVPGTGAGETHFAFAAKDVEPVKRRLETAGVEVRDGINSAIGLRQLFFRDPSRNLVEVFGNF
- a CDS encoding NUDIX domain-containing protein; this translates as MSERLFHQVAIVPWREGVKGPDILLVSTREGAEVGEERWVLPQGGIEPGQTPVQAAAEEAWEEAGVEGMVEPVSFTGFDYEIGAGRCRVAVHRLQVRKEAPSWPEKDKGVGSGCRTPRRWRPYPARCSGGFFPAFDLRMRLKYMDFRGSLRGAVPWRGRSYYGALIAFMTLGS
- a CDS encoding cytochrome c, which encodes MKIARWTSWGVVLLLAVAVAGCTGGGVFDELSGVVGAKSETVLARKKLMKKQGGLMKQIVTASKGEGYAAFSLLRSGAMDMAAAAKKIPGAFAKEDLTPPTTALAKIWTEKSTFDQGAANLAFSAQILLTAVENNDKAGIANAVKTVGANCGKCHKAYRVPPKKKMMKK
- a CDS encoding tetratricopeptide repeat protein, with protein sequence MREEFPDISFEDKYAEEARLNPELRRAIRLMEQAAKAHKGKDIEKAIELYRESIAFYPTADAHTYLGWMYSFQERYEEAIEECHQAIETDDEFGNPYNDIGSYLIKLDEEDAALEWFQKAKTAPRYTPRHFPYMNLGRLYLKRKKYGKALGEFYRAVQLAPEEQVLRNQVRDLVGLLN
- a CDS encoding site-2 protease family protein; this encodes MKRILLFSSDYLQQLAIAIPAILLALTFHEVAHGWIADKLGDPTARLMGRLSLNPIVHLDMMGTLAFVISMAAGVGFGWAKPVPVDPRHFQHPRRDMMWVALAGPVTNFLLAIVSGLILILMRRFGLDAGTISYPLSLMLQMGFVVNTALAAFNLIPILPFDGGRILNGLLPPRLSWQYSQLEPYGFFIVLGLILVGGLRWIMGPIYLTLRSAELAIIRNILSLPGLS
- the trpS gene encoding tryptophan--tRNA ligase — its product is MGKKKIRFLSGVQPSGKLHLGNYFGALRQHIALQDEGEAYYFIANYHAMTTVQDRKLLAERTHDVALDYLALGLDPGKAVFFRQSDVPEVVELAWMLGTVTGKGLLDRATSYKDKVQRGIAPSVGLYYYPVLMAADILIYRSNVVPVGEDQIQHIEMTRDMAQAFNGMYGEIFPIPDHRLDAGAKVPGIDGQKMSKSYDNTIEIFQEGKALRKRVMSVVTDSTPLEDPKDPEKCNVIALYQLMASEAEVAEMKARYRAGGFGYGDAKKALIEKIDAHFGPFREERKRLAADPGFVEKVLTEGGARARAEAGKTMRLVREAVGIPSRSVDAAGA
- the ileS gene encoding isoleucine--tRNA ligase gives rise to the protein MTVDYKQLLNLPNTVFPMKGTLPQREPERLKAWEEADLYGKLREQSAGKKKYILHDGPPYANGHIHMGTVLNKILKDIVVKSKQMAGFDAAYVPGWDCHGLPIEHQVDKELGKKRFEVSAVEKRRMCRAYAEKFIDIQREEFKRLGVLGDWDRPYLTMGYGYEADIVRELARFMEKGSVYLGLKPVHWAPGLRTALAEAEVEYEEITTKSIYVRFPLSDAQAAAWEEKIPALKGVLKGQRASVLIWTTTPWTLPANLALAFNGALEYGVFRAGDELLIFHEYFLPGLAAMAEKEGGAPSFENVATFPGGAAEGLAARHPWIDRDAITVLADYVTLEQGTGVVHTAPGHGREDYETGLKYGLEVYSPVDDDGCFTSEVEHFAGKFVFDADPRIIELLRERRMLFAVEDYTHPYPHDWRSHRPTIFRATPQWFISMEQNDLRKKALEEIRKVAWVPPWGEERIFNMIENRPDWCISRQRSWGVPIVAFHCEGCGGAVIDAKVVNRVADMMGESGADIWFERSAKELLPEHYECSKCGGADFRKETDILDVWFDSGVSQAAVLERRADLTWPCDMYLEGSDQHRGWFHSSLLAAVGTRGAAPYREVLTHGYVVDGKGKKMSKSLGNAMAPGEIIQKYGAEVLRLWVAGENYREDIRISPEILTRMAEAYRRIRNTCRFLLGNLRDYGVFRPERDIVPLAERPEIDRLIISRLDRLIERVRKAYDEYEFHIVYHALNNFCAVDLSSFYLDVIKDRLYISLPDGHERMSALSTLHEILDVLLRLMAPILTFTAEECYELTPRHYGESIHMVPFPETDPSRHDPALEAAWEPLIRVRGEVLKALEEVRQSAGKGGGSSLNYQVRVYAPEGLREKLAPLAGQMEDVFIVSGAELAPDGAAPVGAYAGEEISGLSVEVLEAKGRKCAMSWKVKEDVGSDPRFPDLSARCARIAAELLP